The DNA sequence GCGGCGGCCCTGGCGACGTTTACCACATCGGCCCAGGCCCAAACCGCCCCCGCACCACGCGCCGCCGCTGACCAGATTGCCACCAAGCAAGGCCCGCTCACGGTGCAGCCCATCACCCACGGCAGCGTGGTGTTTACCTGGAACGGCAAGACGATTTACGTAGACCCCTACGGCGGAGCCGCCGCCTACGCTGGCCTGGCTGCCCCCGATGTTATCCTTATCACCGACATTCACCCCGACCACCTCGACCCGCAGACGCTCGCGGGGCTTTCCGTGGGCAAGGCCCTGATGATCGTGCCCCAGGCCGTGGCCGAGAAGCTGCCCGCCGAGTACAAAAAGCAGGTCCGCGTGCTGCGCAACGGGCAGCGGCTCGATACGCTGGGCATGCAGGTGTCGGCCATTCCGATGTACAACCTGCCCGAAGCCCCCGACGCCATGCACACCAAAGGCCGGGGGAACGGCTACGTGCTGGGCCTGGGCGGCAAGAACGTGTACCTCTCCGGCGACACCGAAGACACGGCCGAGATGCGCGCCCT is a window from the Hymenobacter aquaticus genome containing:
- a CDS encoding MBL fold metallo-hydrolase, which codes for MKSTLILAAALATFTTSAQAQTAPAPRAAADQIATKQGPLTVQPITHGSVVFTWNGKTIYVDPYGGAAAYAGLAAPDVILITDIHPDHLDPQTLAGLSVGKALMIVPQAVAEKLPAEYKKQVRVLRNGQRLDTLGMQVSAIPMYNLPEAPDAMHTKGRGNGYVLGLGGKNVYLSGDTEDTAEMRALKNIDVAFVCMNLPYTMDVNQAAQGVLAFKPGIVYPYHYRGQNGLSDVASFQKTVTTANKKIDVRLRNWYPAAK